GCGCGGGATTCCCGCGCACACGTCGGCTGCGGCGGCGGTCTCGTCCGCCGAGCGCGGATCGAACAGGGCGCCGCTCACGCCGTCGACGACGGACTCGCCGGCGCCGCCGCGTCGGTTCGCCATCACCGGCGTCCCGGCCGCCATCGCCTCGACCGCGACGATCCCGAAGTCCTCGACGGGCGGGAAGACGAACAGCGACGCCCGTTCCATGAGGGCCCGCACGAGCGCGTCGCTGGGGCCGACGACCAGCCGGACGGGGACGGACGCCGCCGCGGCTGCTTCGCGCAGCTCGGCCTCCAGCGGCCCCGAGCCGGCGATCACGACCGGCCGGTCCAGCACCTCGCCTGCGGCGATCACGGCATCCATGCGCTTGTACGGGATGAAGCGCGACACTCCGAGCACGACGTCGACGGGGAGCTTGTCGAGCAGTCGCCGGTCGGCGTCGGTGAGGTCAGCCCGCCAGGCGCCGGTGCGGATGGCGGCGACATCGACCGGCGGGTGGACGACCGTCGCCTCGCGATCCCAGGAGCGCGCGATGCGGTCGGCGACGAACCGGCTGTTCGCGGCGAGCGCGGTCGCGTCGCCCGCCCGTCGCCGGTCGATCGCCCGGAGGGGTGGGCCCGCGATGCGCGCGGCCAGGTTGTCGCCGCGCGCGTCGAGCTCGGGGGCCCACAGGTAGCGCGCCGGCGTGTGCGCGTACACGAGCTTGGGCGTGCCGGGCTCGGTGCGGACGTGGTGGGCGAAGGCGTGCGAGCTCACCAGGGTCCACTCGTGCCCCCGCTGGCGGGGGATGCGCCACGTGACGGGCATGACGGGCAGCGCGAGGGCCTTGCGCCGGCGCAGCGGCGTGCGCGACAGCCAGGTCTCGCGGACGATGCGATCCGGGTATCGGTCGGGCGCGTCGCTCCACAGTGCGAGCATGTCCGCGTGGGGGAAGAGACCCGCCAGGCGGTCCAGCACGCGCTCGGCGCCGCCGGCGGGCTCGATCCACTCTGTGACGAGGAGGCCGCTCACGCTGCCGTCCCGCCCGGTCGCAGCGCCGCGCGCGCCGTGCGGAAGAGGATCACGAGGTCGCCGACCAGCGTCCAGTTCTCGACGTACGACAGGTCGAGCCGCACCGACTCCTCCCACGACAGGCTCGACCGCCCGGAGACCTGCCAGAGGCCCGTGATCCCCGGCTTGACCATGAATCGCCGGTGGACGTGGTCGGCGTACTTGCGCACTTCCCGCGGAAGCGGCGGACGCGGGCCGACGAGCGACATCGAGCCCGTCAGCACGTTGAACAGCTGGGGCAGCTCGTCGAGGCTGTATCGGCGGAGGAATCCGCCGATCCTCGTCGCGCGCGGATCGCGGTGCATCTTGAACAGCACCTCGTTGCCGGCATCCTGGCGCGCCCGCAGGCCGGTGAGCAGCTCCTCGGCATTGTGGACCATGGTGCGGAACTTGACCATGCGGAACTCGCGGCCGTCCAGCCCGACGCGGGTCTGCAGGAAGAGGGCCGGTCCGCGCGAGGTGACGCGGATGGCGGCGGCGATCGCCAGCATCACCGGGCTCAGCACGATCACGGCGATCGTGGCCAGGACCAGGTCGGCGGAGCGCTTCACCACCCGCTGACCCTTGCTGTAGCGCGGCGTCTCGACGTGGATGAGGGGAAGACCCGCCACCGGGCGCGTCTGGATGCGGGGACCCACGACGTCGACGATGCTCGGCGCGAGCACGAGATGCTGCCGGCCGGCCTCGAGCTCCCACGAGATGCGCTTGACGCTCGAGGGCGGCAGATCGTCGGTGCTGGTGATGGCCACGGTGTCGGCGGATGCGGCGCGCAGCACCGATGCGATGGCGCTGACATCGCCGAGCACAGGGATGTCGAGCCCGTCCACGCGGTCGCCGGCGCGCGTGCGCCCGCCGGGGACGCAGGCACCCACGACGTGGTAGCCGGCGCTCGGGACGCGCTGCAGCGCCTGCCCGATCTGCGCCACGGAGCGCTCCGAGCCGACGAGCAGCACGCGCGCGCTGAACTCGCCGCGCCGGCGCCGGGCGATGAGCCACTGGCGCCATATCCGGCGCTCCAGGAGCAGCACCGCGACGCCCAGCGGCAGGCTGATGAGCAGGTAGCCGCGCGCCACGTCGACGCGGAGGAGGAAGGCGACGATCGCGATGATGCCGAACAGGCGCGTGCTGACCGAGATGATGCGGATGTACTCCGTGGACCCGGTGCCGAAGACGCGGTCGGTCCGGGAGTCGATGAGGCTCAGCGACCACATCCAGAGCACCACGAGCCCGGCCGAGAACAGCCAGTAGGACACCACGCTCAGCCGCGCGTCCTCGCGGATCGACACGCGCGCCCCGCCGATGCCGAACCAGAACAGCTGCGTGCCGAAGACGACGGCCATCAGTACGACGAAGTCGCTCAGCGTCAGCAGCCGCGCGTACTTCGCGCGCCAGTCCGACCGCCGCGGCGGCGGCGCGGCCGCGGCGACACGACGGACCTCCGAGGTGTTCAGATCCTCGGGTTCCGGTTCGCTCGGCGTCCTCGCCGCGCCGATGACGTTCGACGCCACAGCACCCTTCCCCGCCGCCGGGGCGGCGTGCCCGCCCGTCAGGTGTGCGGGCGGCGTGGTTCTGCCATTCTGCCACCCGCCCGCCGATCCCGCCCAGGGTGGGGGATCGGTCGTGATCGGCTCGTGATGCCGTCCTCTCTGGGAAGGTGCTCCATACCGCGCGTCACGACACGCCCGGGTTTGCGACACGCCCGGGAGACCCGTAGACTAGTCAGGTTCCACATTCCGGCGCGCCTGTTGGCGTGCGCAGGATCACTGCCAGGGCAGTGCATAGGCGGCGCGTCACGCGCAAGGACCTAGGCCGCGGGCAGCAGAACACGATATCCGAAACCCCCACCCAGGAATGGGATCCGCACGTGCGCGTGCCGGCCGGGGGAGGAGGAGCCGGGGCGAGCCTCCGGTTTGACATCAGAACAGCGGTGCAGCAGCACCAGCGCAGCTGGTGAACGTGCCATGGCGCAGCAGCGCCACCGTGCGTCCAATGCCCTCGGAGCCTCCGAGAGGTATGACGCGAGACAGAGAGTGAGCAGACAAATGGCGGGACAGAAGATCCGCATTCGCCTGAAGTCGTACGATCACGCAGGCCTCGACTCGTCGGCCCGCAAGATCGTCGAGACCGTGACCCGTGCGGGCGCGAGCGTCGTGGGCCCCGTGCCCCTTCCGACCGAGAAGAACGTCGTGTGCGTCATCCGGTCGCCCCACAAGTACAAGGACAGCCGCGAGCACTTCGAGATGCGCACCCACAAGCGTCTGATCGACATCATCGACCCGACGCCCAAGGCCGTCGACTCGCTGATGCGCCTCGACCTTCCGGCCGACGTCAACATCGAGATCAAGCTCTGAGGTTCGACATGGCTGACATCAACTCCAAGATTTCCAAGGCCCTCCTTGGCACCAAGCTCGGCATGACCCAGGTCTGGGACGAGAACGGCAAGCTCGTTCCCGTCACCGTCATCGAGGTCGCTCCGAACGTGGTCACCCAGATCCGCACCGCCGAGAAGGACGGCTACAGCGCCGTCCAGATCGCCGCCGGTCAGATCGACCCCCGCAAGGTGAACAAGCCGCAGACCGCTCACTTCGAGGCTGCCGGCGTCACCCCCCGTCGCCACCTCGTCGAGGTCCGCACGGCCGATGCCGCTGACTACTCGCTCGGTCAGGAGCTCACCGTGGACGGCGCCTTCGAGGCCGGCCAGCTGGTCGACGTCGTCGGCACCAGCAAGGGCAAGGGCACCGCGGGTGTCATGAAGCGCCACAACTTCAAGGGCGTCTCCGCCTCGCACGGTGCGCACCGCAACCACCGCAAGCCCGGTTCGATCGGCGCTTCGTCGACCCCGAGCCGCGTCTTCAAGGGCATGCGCATGGCCGGCCGCATGGGCGGCGAGCGCGTGACCGTCCTCAACCTCACGGTGCACGCCGTCGACGCCGAGAAGGGTCTGCTGCTCGTCAAGGGCGCCGTCCCCGGCGCTCGTGGCCGCACCGTCTACGTCCGCAACGCAGTGAAGGGTGCCTGATCACATGGCTGACTCGACTCTCGCGCTCGACGTCGTGAACGCAGACGGCAAGAAGGCCGGCTCCGTGGAGCTGCCCGCCGACCTGTTCGACGTCAAGACGAACATCCCGCTCATCCACCAGGTCGTCGTCGCGCAGCGCGCGGCGGCTCGCCAGGGCACCCACTCGACCAAGCGTCGCGGTGAGGTCTCCGGCGCCGGCCGCAAGCCCTTCAAGCAGAAGGGCACGGGTAACGCCCGCCAGGGCTCGATCCGCGCGCCGCACATGACCGGCGGTGGAATCGTCCACGGCCCGAAGCCGCGCGGCTACGCGCAGCGCACCCCCAAGAAGATGATCGCCGCCGCCCTCCTGGGCGCGCTGAGCGACCGCGCTCGCGGCGAGCGTCTCCACATCGTGGAGTCGTTCGGCATCGAGGGTGCTCCGTCGACCAAGGCCGCCGCGGCGGTCCTGAACGGCCTCGGCGCCACCAAGAACGTCCTGGTCGTCATCGACCGCGACGACGACCTCAGCATCCTGAGCATTCGCAACCTCGCGTTCGCGCACCTGCTGACGTTCGACCAGCTGAACGCCTACGACGTGCTCGTCTCGGACGACATCGTCTTCACCAAGGACGCCTTCGACGCCTTCGTCGCCTCGAAGTCGGCCACCGAGGAGGTCTCGGCATGAGCGCCGTGAACAAGGACCCGCGCGACATCATCCTGAAGCCGGTCGTCTCGGAGAAGAGCTACGGGCTCATCGACGAGGGCAAGTACACGTTCCTCGTGGACCCCCGCGCCTCGAAGACCGAGATCAAGCTCGCCATCGAGAAGATCTTCGGCGTCAAGGTCGCAGCGGTCAACACCCTCAACCGCGTCGGCAAGGCCCGCCGCACCCGCTTCGGCACCGGCAAGCGCAAGGACACCAAGCGCGCCATCGTGACCCTGAAGTCGGGCACCATCGACATCTTCACGGCAGTCGGCTGACGGTCGGAATAGAGGACTAGAGATATGGCTATTCGCAAGTACAAGCCCACGACCCCGGGTCGCCGCGGCTCGTCGGTGGCGGACTTCGCCGAGATCACCCGATCGACGCCTGAGAAGTCGCTCCTCCGCCCGCTGAGCAAGACCGGTGGCCGCAACAACCAGGGCCGCATCACCACGCGTCACATCGGTGGCGGCCACAAGCGCCAGTACCGCGTCATCGACTTCCGTCGCAATGACAAGGACGGCGTGAACGCCAAGGTCGCTCACATCGAGTACGACCCCAACCGCACCGCGCGCATCGCGCTGCTGCACTACTTCGACGGCGAGAAGCGCTACATCCTCGCGCCGGAGAAGCTCAAGCAGGGCGACATCGTCGAGTCGGGTGCCGGCGCCGACATCAAGCCCGGCAACAACCTGCCGCTGCGCAACATCCCCACCGGTACCGTGATCCACGCCATCGAGCTCCGCCCCGGCGGCGGCGCGAAGCTGGCCCGCTCGGCCGGAACGTCGGTTCGCCTCGTGGCGAAGGACGGCCCGTACGCGCAGCTGCGTCTGCCCTCGGGCGAGATCCGCAACGTCGACGCGCGCTGCCGCGCGACGATCGGCGAGGTCGGCAACGCCGAGCAGTCGAACATCAACTGGGGCAAGGCCGGTCGCAACCGCTGGAAGGGCGTCCGCCCGACCGTCCGCGGTGTCGCGATGAACCCGGTCGACCACCCGCACGGTGGTGGTGAGGGCAAGACGTCCGGTGGACGTCACCCCGTCACTCCTTGGGGCCAGGCTGAGGGTCGCACCCGCCACCCCAACAAGGAGAGCGACAAGTACATCGTCCGTCGTCGCACCGCCGGCAAGAAGCGCAAGTAGGAGTAGAGGAAGATGCCTCGCAGCCTTAAGAAGGGCCCCTTCGTCGACGAGCACCTGCTTCGCAAGGTCGTCTCGCAGAACGAAGCCGGCACCAAGAACGTCATCAAGACCTGGTCGCGCCGCTCGATGATCGTCCCGGCCATGCTGGGTCACACCATCGCCGTGCACGACGGACGCAAGCACATCCCCGTGTTCGTGTCCGAGACCATGGTCGGCCACAAGCTGGGCGAGTTCGCGCCCACCCGCACCTTCCGCGGCCACGTGAAGGACGACAAGAAGGGCCGCCGCCGCTGACGCGGGGGCGATAGAGGAGAGAGAAATGGTGGAGTCCATCGCACGCGTGCGACACATCCGCGTGACCCCTCAGAAGGCTCGTCGTGTCGTCGCGCTCATCAAGGGCAAGCAGGCTGAGGAGGCCCTGGCCATCCTCAAGTTCGCGCAGCAGGGCGCGAGCGAGCCGATCTACAAGCTCGTCGCCTCGGCGATCGCGAACGCTCGCGTGAAGGCCGACAAGGACGGCGAGTACCTGGACGAGCAGGACCTGTACGTGAAGAACGCGTACGTCGACGAGGGCACGACGCTCAAGCGCTTCCAGCCCCGTGCGCAGGGTCGTGCCTTCCAGATCAAGAAGCGCACCAGCCACATCACCGTGGTGCTCGCGACCCCCGAGGTCGCCGAGACCGCCCCGGCAGCAACGAAGAAGGCGAGCAAGTAATGGGACAGAAGGTCAACCCGTACGGCTTCCGCCTCGGCATCACCACCGACCACGTGTCGCGGTGGTTCTCCGACTCGACGAAGCCGGGCCAGCGCTACGCGGACTACGTGGCCGAGGACATCAAGATCCGCAAGCTCCTCACCACGCAGCTCGACCGCGCCGGTGTGAGCAACATCGAGATCGAGCGCACGCGTGACCGCGTCCGCGTCGACATCCACACCGCCCGCCCGGGCATCGT
This region of Microbacterium thalassium genomic DNA includes:
- the rplC gene encoding 50S ribosomal protein L3; its protein translation is MADINSKISKALLGTKLGMTQVWDENGKLVPVTVIEVAPNVVTQIRTAEKDGYSAVQIAAGQIDPRKVNKPQTAHFEAAGVTPRRHLVEVRTADAADYSLGQELTVDGAFEAGQLVDVVGTSKGKGTAGVMKRHNFKGVSASHGAHRNHRKPGSIGASSTPSRVFKGMRMAGRMGGERVTVLNLTVHAVDAEKGLLLVKGAVPGARGRTVYVRNAVKGA
- the rplV gene encoding 50S ribosomal protein L22 — encoded protein: MVESIARVRHIRVTPQKARRVVALIKGKQAEEALAILKFAQQGASEPIYKLVASAIANARVKADKDGEYLDEQDLYVKNAYVDEGTTLKRFQPRAQGRAFQIKKRTSHITVVLATPEVAETAPAATKKASK
- a CDS encoding glycosyltransferase, with amino-acid sequence MSGLLVTEWIEPAGGAERVLDRLAGLFPHADMLALWSDAPDRYPDRIVRETWLSRTPLRRRKALALPVMPVTWRIPRQRGHEWTLVSSHAFAHHVRTEPGTPKLVYAHTPARYLWAPELDARGDNLAARIAGPPLRAIDRRRAGDATALAANSRFVADRIARSWDREATVVHPPVDVAAIRTGAWRADLTDADRRLLDKLPVDVVLGVSRFIPYKRMDAVIAAGEVLDRPVVIAGSGPLEAELREAAAAASVPVRLVVGPSDALVRALMERASLFVFPPVEDFGIVAVEAMAAGTPVMANRRGGAGESVVDGVSGALFDPRSADETAAAADVCAGIPRERISAHALRFDAEAFDRDLLAWLAPHVADAASLSDQRAHAGVRADEGADA
- the rplW gene encoding 50S ribosomal protein L23 produces the protein MSAVNKDPRDIILKPVVSEKSYGLIDEGKYTFLVDPRASKTEIKLAIEKIFGVKVAAVNTLNRVGKARRTRFGTGKRKDTKRAIVTLKSGTIDIFTAVG
- the rpsS gene encoding 30S ribosomal protein S19, with the translated sequence MPRSLKKGPFVDEHLLRKVVSQNEAGTKNVIKTWSRRSMIVPAMLGHTIAVHDGRKHIPVFVSETMVGHKLGEFAPTRTFRGHVKDDKKGRRR
- the rpsJ gene encoding 30S ribosomal protein S10, whose product is MAGQKIRIRLKSYDHAGLDSSARKIVETVTRAGASVVGPVPLPTEKNVVCVIRSPHKYKDSREHFEMRTHKRLIDIIDPTPKAVDSLMRLDLPADVNIEIKL
- the rplD gene encoding 50S ribosomal protein L4; the encoded protein is MADSTLALDVVNADGKKAGSVELPADLFDVKTNIPLIHQVVVAQRAAARQGTHSTKRRGEVSGAGRKPFKQKGTGNARQGSIRAPHMTGGGIVHGPKPRGYAQRTPKKMIAAALLGALSDRARGERLHIVESFGIEGAPSTKAAAAVLNGLGATKNVLVVIDRDDDLSILSIRNLAFAHLLTFDQLNAYDVLVSDDIVFTKDAFDAFVASKSATEEVSA
- a CDS encoding sugar transferase, which translates into the protein MASNVIGAARTPSEPEPEDLNTSEVRRVAAAAPPPRRSDWRAKYARLLTLSDFVVLMAVVFGTQLFWFGIGGARVSIREDARLSVVSYWLFSAGLVVLWMWSLSLIDSRTDRVFGTGSTEYIRIISVSTRLFGIIAIVAFLLRVDVARGYLLISLPLGVAVLLLERRIWRQWLIARRRRGEFSARVLLVGSERSVAQIGQALQRVPSAGYHVVGACVPGGRTRAGDRVDGLDIPVLGDVSAIASVLRAASADTVAITSTDDLPPSSVKRISWELEAGRQHLVLAPSIVDVVGPRIQTRPVAGLPLIHVETPRYSKGQRVVKRSADLVLATIAVIVLSPVMLAIAAAIRVTSRGPALFLQTRVGLDGREFRMVKFRTMVHNAEELLTGLRARQDAGNEVLFKMHRDPRATRIGGFLRRYSLDELPQLFNVLTGSMSLVGPRPPLPREVRKYADHVHRRFMVKPGITGLWQVSGRSSLSWEESVRLDLSYVENWTLVGDLVILFRTARAALRPGGTAA
- the rplB gene encoding 50S ribosomal protein L2, with product MAIRKYKPTTPGRRGSSVADFAEITRSTPEKSLLRPLSKTGGRNNQGRITTRHIGGGHKRQYRVIDFRRNDKDGVNAKVAHIEYDPNRTARIALLHYFDGEKRYILAPEKLKQGDIVESGAGADIKPGNNLPLRNIPTGTVIHAIELRPGGGAKLARSAGTSVRLVAKDGPYAQLRLPSGEIRNVDARCRATIGEVGNAEQSNINWGKAGRNRWKGVRPTVRGVAMNPVDHPHGGGEGKTSGGRHPVTPWGQAEGRTRHPNKESDKYIVRRRTAGKKRK